The Dietzia sp. ANT_WB102 region GCGAACCTCACATGGCGGGGTTCAGTCGCGCGGCAGCGGCTTGACCATCGGGAACAGGATGGTCTCGCGGATCCCCAAGCCGGTCAGCGCCATGAGCAGTCGATCGATCCCCATCCCGAGCCCGGTGGTGGGCGGCATGCCCTGCTCCATCGCGGCGAGGAAATCCTCGTCGAGGACCATCGCCTCGTCGTCGCCGGCCGCTGCCAAACGGGCCTGGTCCTCGAAGCGCTGACGCTGGATCACGGGGTCGATGAGCTCCGAGTAGCCGGTGGCCAACTCGAAACCGCGGACGTAGAGATCCCACTTCTCGGTGACCCCGGGGTCGGTGCGGTGGTCGCGGGTCAGGGGCGAGGTCTCCACGGGGAAGTCCCGCACAAAGACGGGCCCGTCGAGCTGATCGCCGCACAGGTGCTCCCAGAGCTCCTCGACGAGTTTGCCGTGCAGCCATCCCTGCCCACTGGGGACCTCGAGACCAACCTTCCCTGCCAGTTCCGTGAGCTCGCCGACAGTCGAGTCGACAGTAACGGTGTCTTCTCCGTCGCCAGCAGCGAGCTCGGGATGCTTGGCGCGTAGGGCCTCGTTGAGGGACGGGTACATCCGCATCTCGCGCCACTGGCCGCCGAGGTCGTATTCGCTGCCGTCGGCGAGTGTGACCGTGGTGGAGCCGAACACTGCGGTCGCGACCTCCTGGATGACCTCACGGATCATCGTGGCCGAGGTGTCATAGTCCCCGTAGGCCTGATACGTCTCAAGCATCGCGAATTCCGGGCTGTGGGAGGAGTCCACGCCCTCGTTGCGGAAGTTGCGGTTGATCTCGAAGACCCGCTCGATCCCACCCACCACGCACCGCTTGAGGAACAACTCTGGAGCGATGCGCAGGTACAGATCCAAGTCCAGCGCGTTGGAGTGGGTGACGAAGGGTCGGGCCGCGGCGCCGCCGTGCAGTGTCTGCAGCATCGGCGTCTCCACCTCGAGGAAGCCGCGCTTACCCAGGGCGTCGCGCAGTGCCCGGACTACCTTGATGCGCGTGAGGGCGTTG contains the following coding sequences:
- the lysS gene encoding lysine--tRNA ligase codes for the protein MTDSTPAAPGAATGEPADDTPEQLRIRRDKRQRILDSGEQAYPVDVPRTHGLADITSDPRFAALEPGEETEVEVSVAGRVLFVRNTGKLCFVRLQDGLDPSADLSVAVPEGEVGPLTPQLQVMLSLAIVGQERLDAWKQDVDLGDHVSVTGRVVRSKRGELSVMADSWVLAAKSLRPLPVAHKELSEDTRVRQRYTDLIMRDAARRNALTRIKVVRALRDALGKRGFLEVETPMLQTLHGGAAARPFVTHSNALDLDLYLRIAPELFLKRCVVGGIERVFEINRNFRNEGVDSSHSPEFAMLETYQAYGDYDTSATMIREVIQEVATAVFGSTTVTLADGSEYDLGGQWREMRMYPSLNEALRAKHPELAAGDGEDTVTVDSTVGELTELAGKVGLEVPSGQGWLHGKLVEELWEHLCGDQLDGPVFVRDFPVETSPLTRDHRTDPGVTEKWDLYVRGFELATGYSELIDPVIQRQRFEDQARLAAAGDDEAMVLDEDFLAAMEQGMPPTTGLGMGIDRLLMALTGLGIRETILFPMVKPLPRD